In the genome of Molothrus aeneus isolate 106 chromosome 5, BPBGC_Maene_1.0, whole genome shotgun sequence, one region contains:
- the SPAM1 gene encoding hyaluronidase PH-20, producing the protein METVRQSFGTCVTCTYPVATGVVFATLLVSCCSSLNIRARPLVSNSPFLSIWNAPTELCTERTGVQLDMNFFPLIGSTLKTSIGQNITLFYPDRLGYYPYKNEVTGEAFNGGLPQLSLLENHLKKAKEDIQFYIPSDEQLGLAVIDWENWRPVWIRNWGSKDIYRQESIELVQQRDLSLSEAEARTIAKMEFEFAAKSFMLETLELGIETKPNRLWGYYLYPDCYNYDYKQNPHNYTGACLDIEIERNNELNWLWEKSTALYPSIYLETALKSSRNAQLFVRNRVQEAIRNSYVSNSSHPLPVFVYTRPVFTDVYEEYLSEDDLVNTIGESAALGASGIVIWGDMNLTQNKNTCRTLDNYLRRTLTPYLINVTMAARICSQVLCQDSGACARKKWNSSDYLHLNPENIAIQMTKDGKYTLQGQPSYQDLQTFIEKFDCHCYAGHSCEPRADINDIHYLHACISEDICIQISSNSLSNIEGSEEKILSNRTAFSLTSESKVSLSTHPEVDFQSTFGNNILNITTGEYNNTVTAASSYDLEENDTRTFISSSSYKIRMFSLFHLILLLRNLIQMIHESENILFLDYI; encoded by the exons ATGGAAACTGTGAGACAAAGTTTTGGCACCTGTGTTACCTGTACATACCCTGTAGCAACTGGTGTGGTGTTTGCCACTCTTCTAGTTTCTTGCTGCTCATCTCTGAACATAAGAGCTCGTCCACTTGTTTCTAATTCACCTTTCCTTTCTATCTGGAATGCTCCTACAGAACTTTGTACTGAAAGGACTGGAGTGCAGCTGGACAtgaattttttccctctaattGGAAGTACACTAAAGACATCCATTGGGCAAAACATCACTCTCTTCTATCCAGACAGGCTTGGATACTACCCTTACAAAAATGAAGTCACAGGAGAGGCATTCAATGGAGGACTCCCTCAACTCTCACTGCTGgaaaatcatttaaaaaaagccaaagaggACATCCAGTTCTACATTCCTTCAGATGAACAGCTTGGATTGGCTGTCATTGACTGGGAAAACTGGAGACCTGTGTGGATAAGGAACTGGGGATCAAAAGATATTTATAGACAGGAATCCATTGAGTTAGTTCAGCAGAGAGACCTCAGTCTATCCGAAGCCGAAGCCAGAACTATAGCTAAAATGGAATTTGAGTTTGCAGCAAAATCATTTATGTTGGAAACTTTGGAGCTGGGCATAGAAACGAAACCAAATCGTCTGTGGGGATATTACCTTTATCCAGACTGTTATAACTATGattacaaacaaaacccccacaattATACAGGAGCCTGTTTAGATATTGAAATAGAACGAAATAATGAGCTTAACTGGTTGTGGGAGAAAAGCACAGCACTTtatccatctatctatctagAGACAGCCTTAAAATCTTCCAGAAATGCTCAACTCTTTGTTCGCAACAGAGTTCAGGAAGCCATTAGAAATTCCTATGTCTCTAACTCTAGTCATCCCCTTCCAGTTTTTGTATATACACGTCCAGTATTCACAGATGTCTATGAGGAATATCTCTCTGAG GATGACCTGGTAAATACCATTGGAGAATCTGCTGCACTGGGTGCTTCTGGAATTGTGATTTGGGGTGATATGAATTTAACACAAAATAAG AACACCTGTAGAACTCTGGACAACTACCTCAGGAGGACTTTGACCCCATACCTCATCAACGTCACAATGGCAGCCAGAATATGTAGCCAAGTGCTATGCCAAGACTCTGGTGCTTGTGCACGGAAAAAATGGAATTCCAGTGACTATCTTCACTTGAACCCTGAGAATATTGCAATTCAAATGACAAAGGATGGAAAATACACTTTACAAGGGCAACCATCATATCAGGATCTGCAAACATTCATAGAAAAATTTGATTGCCATTGTTAtgcaggccacagctgtgaaCCTAGAGCTGACATAAATGACATCCATTACCTCCATGCTTGCATTTCAGAAGATATTTGCATTCAGATATCCTCAAATTCACTTTCTAACATAGAAGGCTCTGAAGAAAAGATCCTGTCTAACAGAACTGCATTTTCATTAACCTCTGAGAGTAAGGTGTCATTATCTACACATCCTGAAGTAGATTTCCAATCTACCTTTGGAAATAATATACTTAATATAACAACTGGAGAATATAATAACACTGTTACAGCTGCCAGTAGCTATGATTTAGAAGAAAATGATACTCGTACTTTCATTAGTTCTTCATCCTATAAGATAAGGATGTTTAGTCTGTTTCACTTAATTCTCCTTTTGAGAAACTTAATACAAATGATCCATGAAAGTGAGAATATCCTTTTCCTTGACTATATTTGA